One Haloplanus vescus DNA window includes the following coding sequences:
- a CDS encoding N-acyl homoserine lactonase family protein encodes MPTVTPRCCGSMRLDASVLVQGERGTVEAPSIVYLIEGEQTILVDTGFGPVELMAEYHPSYRCHREPGQDLHSILDSEGLAPSDVDAVVLSHLDWDHCYGLDAFPEATVYVQREELAYAVTPYPIHADRYDATSLDREPPWLPIDLTPLSGETELCPGVTAFPTPGHTVGHQSVAVEEEGETTLVAADAVQTFENAPEDDPIPGQPMDDVAWWESATEVLDRADRLLPGHEWGVLDAEPVGLAD; translated from the coding sequence ATGCCGACCGTCACGCCCCGGTGTTGTGGCTCCATGCGCCTCGACGCGAGCGTCCTCGTGCAGGGCGAACGCGGCACCGTCGAAGCGCCCTCCATCGTCTACCTCATCGAGGGCGAACAGACGATTCTCGTCGATACGGGCTTCGGACCGGTCGAGTTGATGGCCGAGTACCACCCGAGCTACCGCTGTCACCGTGAGCCGGGACAGGACCTGCACTCGATTCTCGACAGCGAGGGCCTCGCGCCGAGCGACGTGGACGCCGTCGTCCTCAGCCATCTCGACTGGGACCACTGCTACGGCCTCGACGCGTTCCCGGAGGCGACGGTCTACGTTCAGCGCGAGGAACTAGCGTACGCCGTCACCCCCTATCCGATACACGCGGACCGATACGACGCCACGTCGCTGGACCGAGAGCCGCCGTGGCTACCCATCGACCTCACGCCCCTGTCGGGAGAAACGGAGCTCTGCCCGGGCGTGACAGCGTTCCCGACGCCGGGGCACACGGTGGGTCATCAGTCGGTGGCCGTCGAAGAAGAAGGGGAAACAACGCTCGTCGCCGCCGACGCGGTCCAGACGTTCGAGAACGCGCCGGAGGACGACCCGATTCCGGGGCAACCGATGGACGACGTGGCGTGGTGGGAGAGCGCGACGGAGGTACTCGACCGG